Genomic window (Pseudomonas sp. MM211):
ATCTCGCCCAGGGCAATTCACCTGATCGTTTCACCCTGCGCATGCGTGTCGACAACGCCAGCATTTCCAGCGAGCTGCGCGCCAGCAGTGCGTTCAATCCATTCCGCCGCCAGGTCGTCAGCGGTTTCAGCCTGCCGGAGCGTCTGTGAGTAACCCGGGTTTCTACGGCAAAATGGCCGTACGCGGCGATTTCATTCATCGCGGTCTTGCGCCAGGCTTCATCGAGGCCTGGGACAACTGGCTGACGGCAGGCCTCACCGCCAGTCGGCAGACCCTGGGCGAAGCCTGGCTGGATGCCTATCTGGTCAGCCCGCTCTGGCGCTTCGCGATCGCGCCGGGCCTGCTCTGTCAGGAAGCCGTTTGCGGGGTGATGATGCCCAGCGTCGACCGGGTTGGTCGTTACTTTCCTCTGACCATCGCCCTGCTGCTGCCGGCGCAGACCGATATCGGTCACCTGCTCAGCGACAGCGATGACTGGTTCGAGCGTGCCGAGGCCCTGTTGCTCTCGACTCTGGAAGCCGATGCCGATGCTGAAGCCTTCGAGCGCGCTGTCGGCGCCCTGGGCAGCCCGCTGCTGGCAACTGGCAGCGCCCAGCGTTTGGATGCCAGCGGCGCGGCGATCTGGTCTGTGGATAACCCACGGGATCGTGGTCTGGCCCTGATGCAGCAGGCCTGCAGTGGCGCCAGCCTGTGGTGGGGACGCGGTTCCGAGCGTGTCGCGCCCGGCCTGGTACGTTTCGCCGGGCTGCCCCCGGCCGAGGCGTTCTGTCGGCTGCTCAGCGAGTCTGCTGGAGGCGAGGCATGAGTCCGTCGAGCGTTACCCGGTACCACTCTTCCAGCCATACCCATGTCGGCATGGTGCGCAAGGTCAATGAAGATGCCTGTCTGGATGCCCCGGACAACGGCCTGTGGGCTGTCGCCGACGGCATGGGCGGGCACGCCAGCGGTGACTACGTCAGCAGCCTGATCATCGACAGCCTGCGTGCGTTGCCGCCCAGTGCCGTGCTGAGCACGTATGAAGGGGCGCTGATCGACACGCTCGATCACGTCAATCAACAGGTGCGTATCGAGGCCGAGAAGCGTGGCGGGGCGACCATGGGCAGCACCGTGGTGGTGCTCGCCGCACGGGGTGCCGAAGCGCTGTGCCTGTGGGCCGGGGACAGCCGCCTGTATCGGCTGCGCAACGGTGGCCTGCAACCGATCAGCCGTGATCACAGCTACGTTCAGGAACTGGTCGACAGCGGCCTGCTCGACGAAGAGGCTGCGCGCATCCACCCCATGGGCAATATCGTCACCCGTGCCCTGGGCGTGCAGGATGACCTGCAACTGGAAAGTGCACGCCTGGACGTGCGACCTGGCGACACCTTCCTGCTCTGCAGCGATGGCTTGAACAAGACGGTCGAGGATTACGAACTGCGCGAGGTGCTGGGGCACGAGGATCCGTACCAGATGGTGCGCAGCCTGGTACACCTTGGCTTGACTCGAGGCGCTCCGGATAATATTACCGCCGTGGTGATCAAGGCCGCTTAGGCGGCCAACTGTTGCACATCGATCTGCCAAATACTCAATTGCTGCCGCGCCCGATCATCTCGGGATGGCCTCGGAAGACCAATAGCATGGACATGCAAATACCGGGTTACGACATCGAACGCGAGCTGGGCGATGGTGCGATGGCCGTGGTCTACCTGGCTACACAGCGTTCCCTCGACCGCAAGGTCGCGCTGAAGATCATGGCGGCCTCGCTGGCGGCCGACCCGACCTTCTGCGAGCGCTTCCTGCGCGAGGGCAAGACCCTGGCGCGGCTGTCGCACCCGAATACCGTGACCATCCACGACATCGGCAATGTCGGTAGCCTCTACTACATGGCCATGGAATACCTGCCCAACGGTACCCTCAAGGAGCGCATTAGCGCGGGTCTGAGTATCGATCAGGGGCTGGTGTGGATTCGCCAGATCGCCTCGGCCCTTGGCTACGCTCATGCCCAGGGCATGGTTCACCGTGACGTCAAACCGGCCAACATCCTGTTTCGCGCTGACGGTACGGCGGTACTCAGCGACTTCGGGATCGCCAAGGCGCTGGACGACCGCACCCAGTTCACCCAGGCCGGTTTCGCCGTCGGTACGCCCAGCTACATGAGCCCTGAACAGGCACGTGGTCTGGATATCGATGGCCGTGCCGATCTCTACGCCCTCGGCGTGGTGTTGTACGAAATACTCACCGGCAAGCTGCCTTACATCGGCAGTGATTCGCTGTCCACGGCCCTGGCGCATCTGACCGAGCCTTTGCCGGCGCTGCCCATGGTGCATGGCCGCTACCAGCCGATTCTCGAGCGCCTGCTGGCCAAGGATCCCAGCGAGCGCTTCGCCGATGCGGCGCAGTTGATTGCCGCGCTCGATCGCCTGCAGGTGCCAGCCGCTGCCGCCGACGATGCCACCTTGTTCCAGCCACTGGTGCTGCCACCCGTCGCCGAGGTCAAGGGCGACACCAGTGTGCCGCCGCTGGCAGCGGTTTCCGTGGAAATACCGACCCACGCACCGGCGGTGGATACTGCTGTGCCGCCACCGCCACCGCCACCGCCGCCGCGTCCACAGCCCTCGCCGCTGGCGTCATCGGTACGTGAAGGCAACGTAGGCTCCAGCAGGAGGCCGCTGATCCTCGGCGCCTCCCTGGCCAGCGTGCTGTTGCTGGCCGGTTGTGGTTACTGGCTGTTCGGCTCTGACAGCACGCCGCCAGCCTCGCCGCCGGTAGCCGGCGAGCCAGCTCAGCCCCAGGCACAGTCAAGTGGCGAGGCCGGGCCGATCTCGGCGATGGCGGACAGTGATGGTGGCGATCGCCCGCTGCTCATGCCGGGTAAGAAGACCCTGTTCCAGCGCGTGCTGAGCAAGCCTGGCGCCAAGCTGGCCGACACGGCCGGTGCCAGCAGCGGCAAGGATACGCCGGCGTTTTCGGTGTTCTACGTGTATGCCCGGCAGGACATCGACGGCCAGCCGTGGCTGCAGATCGGGGCCTCCAGCGACGGGCGCCGCGATGGCTGGCTGCCTGCCACGGCGGTGAGCGACTGGAAGCAGAGTCTGGTGCTCAAGTTCACCGAACGCTCCGGTCGCGCTCCGGTGATGTTCGTGCGCGATGCATCGGCCTTGGAACAGTTGCTGGCCGAACCGGCCCGCGCTCGCGAGGCGCTGCGTGAAGCGCTGAAGGGTACCGGCCACAACGTGGTGGCGGTCGAGCCCGGCGGCAGTGCGGTGCCGCAGGATCAGTTCTACCTGCTGCCGATCTTCGATTCGGAAGAAACCTTCGACGCCAACGGCCAGCCGCTGCAACTGCTCAATGTGGCCTCCATCGACCCGGGCAATGCCCCGCAGAGCCAGGGTGAAAGCGCGCCAGCGGCAATGCCGGAGGGGTTCAGAACGGCCATCGTGCTGGTGGTCGACACCTCGGTGTCGATGCAGCCCTATATCGACCGAGTACGCGACGTCGTCCACGAACTACAGGGCCAGATCGCCAATCGTGGCGATCTGGACAGCGTCAGCTTCGGCATGGTCGGCTTCCGCAGCAATACCGCCAAGACGCCGGGCCTGGAGTACACCGCCAAGACACTCGTGTCTCTGCAACAGGGGCGTGATCCCGAGCGTTTTCTGCAGCTGGCGCAGCAGATCAAAGCCACCGACGTGTCCAGCCATGACTTCAACGAGGATGCCTTCGCCGGCGTCATGCAGGCCGTCGACGGCATGGACTGGAATGGCTACGGCGGTCGTCTGATCTTGCTGGTCAGCGATGCCGGCGCGTTGCGCAAGAGCGATCCGCTGGGGCTGACCAAAATGAACGAGGCGGAGGTACGCGAGGCGGCGCTACGCAAGCAGATCAAGATCTATGCCCTGCACCTGAAGACCGCCACCGGCAAGCGCAATCACGGCTTCGCCGAGCAGCAGTACCGCAGCCTCACCGCCGACCCCAACCCGCGTATCGGCGACCTTTACGTTCCGGTGGCCGGCGGTGATGTGAATGCCTTCGGCAGTCGCGTGACGGAGATCGGCAGCGCCTTCGCCGATCTGGTGCATCAGGTGCGCAGCGACAACAGTCTGCCCGAGCCCAAGGGCGGCGCCAGCATCGCCGACAAGTCCGCTGCGGTCGGCTACGCCATGCACATGGACTTCCTCGGCCATCAATCCGAGGCGCGGGCGCCCCAGGTGGTCACTGCGTGGACCAGCGATCGTGATATCACCGATCCTGCCTTGCCGGCGTTCCAGGTCTGCGTGCTGCTGACCAAGCTGCAGCTCAACGATCTGCAGCAGTCGCTGCGCATGGTGGTCGATGCGGCGCGGCGTACGCAGAGCTCGCCTAAGGATTTCTTTCAGGAAATCGCCAGTGCCAGTGCCCATATGAGTCGCGATCCGTCGGCCATGGTCAAGGGCGCCAACCTGGCCCAGAGCGGTGTGCTGGGTGAGTATCTGGATGGTTTGCCCTACCGCAGCAAGGTGCTGAACATGAGCCAGGATCTGTGGTTGTCGCTCAGCGTGGCCGAGCAGGAAGATTTCATCGACGAGCTGGATTCGAAGATCCAGCTCTACGAGACCTTCCACAACGATACCGCCAACTGGGTGCGTTTCGGCGATGCGGCTCCGGGAGACGCGCTGTATCGCGTGCCCCTGTCGACTCTGCCCTGATGCTCACCCTTGGCGCGATCAGCAAGACCCGTGGGGCCGAAGGGCAGCGCTATCGCCTGGAAATTCCCGGCCTGGCGTTGCGCGCCGGACAGCGGGTCGCCCTGATCGGCCCCAGCGGCAGCGGCAAGAGCACGGTGCTCGATCTGCTGGCGCTGGCCTTGTCGCCTGACTCGGGCGGCAGCCTGCACTGGGACGACAGCGTGCAGTCTCTCGATCTCGCTGAGCTGTGGCGTCTTGGCCGGCATGACGAGCTGGCAAAGCTGCGCGCTCGCGCCTTCGGCTATGTGCTGCAGACCGGTGGACTGCTCGGCTTTCTGAATGTACGCGGCAATATTCAGCTACCCCGCGAACTCCTGGGGCTGCCAATGGACGGTGCGGTCGAGCAACTGGCCGAGCAACTGGGAATTGCCGATCTGCTCGACC
Coding sequences:
- the tagF gene encoding type VI secretion system-associated protein TagF; this translates as MSNPGFYGKMAVRGDFIHRGLAPGFIEAWDNWLTAGLTASRQTLGEAWLDAYLVSPLWRFAIAPGLLCQEAVCGVMMPSVDRVGRYFPLTIALLLPAQTDIGHLLSDSDDWFERAEALLLSTLEADADAEAFERAVGALGSPLLATGSAQRLDASGAAIWSVDNPRDRGLALMQQACSGASLWWGRGSERVAPGLVRFAGLPPAEAFCRLLSESAGGEA
- a CDS encoding PP2C family protein-serine/threonine phosphatase, translating into MSPSSVTRYHSSSHTHVGMVRKVNEDACLDAPDNGLWAVADGMGGHASGDYVSSLIIDSLRALPPSAVLSTYEGALIDTLDHVNQQVRIEAEKRGGATMGSTVVVLAARGAEALCLWAGDSRLYRLRNGGLQPISRDHSYVQELVDSGLLDEEAARIHPMGNIVTRALGVQDDLQLESARLDVRPGDTFLLCSDGLNKTVEDYELREVLGHEDPYQMVRSLVHLGLTRGAPDNITAVVIKAA
- a CDS encoding serine/threonine-protein kinase, giving the protein MDMQIPGYDIERELGDGAMAVVYLATQRSLDRKVALKIMAASLAADPTFCERFLREGKTLARLSHPNTVTIHDIGNVGSLYYMAMEYLPNGTLKERISAGLSIDQGLVWIRQIASALGYAHAQGMVHRDVKPANILFRADGTAVLSDFGIAKALDDRTQFTQAGFAVGTPSYMSPEQARGLDIDGRADLYALGVVLYEILTGKLPYIGSDSLSTALAHLTEPLPALPMVHGRYQPILERLLAKDPSERFADAAQLIAALDRLQVPAAAADDATLFQPLVLPPVAEVKGDTSVPPLAAVSVEIPTHAPAVDTAVPPPPPPPPPRPQPSPLASSVREGNVGSSRRPLILGASLASVLLLAGCGYWLFGSDSTPPASPPVAGEPAQPQAQSSGEAGPISAMADSDGGDRPLLMPGKKTLFQRVLSKPGAKLADTAGASSGKDTPAFSVFYVYARQDIDGQPWLQIGASSDGRRDGWLPATAVSDWKQSLVLKFTERSGRAPVMFVRDASALEQLLAEPARAREALREALKGTGHNVVAVEPGGSAVPQDQFYLLPIFDSEETFDANGQPLQLLNVASIDPGNAPQSQGESAPAAMPEGFRTAIVLVVDTSVSMQPYIDRVRDVVHELQGQIANRGDLDSVSFGMVGFRSNTAKTPGLEYTAKTLVSLQQGRDPERFLQLAQQIKATDVSSHDFNEDAFAGVMQAVDGMDWNGYGGRLILLVSDAGALRKSDPLGLTKMNEAEVREAALRKQIKIYALHLKTATGKRNHGFAEQQYRSLTADPNPRIGDLYVPVAGGDVNAFGSRVTEIGSAFADLVHQVRSDNSLPEPKGGASIADKSAAVGYAMHMDFLGHQSEARAPQVVTAWTSDRDITDPALPAFQVCVLLTKLQLNDLQQSLRMVVDAARRTQSSPKDFFQEIASASAHMSRDPSAMVKGANLAQSGVLGEYLDGLPYRSKVLNMSQDLWLSLSVAEQEDFIDELDSKIQLYETFHNDTANWVRFGDAAPGDALYRVPLSTLP
- a CDS encoding ABC transporter ATP-binding protein yields the protein MLTLGAISKTRGAEGQRYRLEIPGLALRAGQRVALIGPSGSGKSTVLDLLALALSPDSGGSLHWDDSVQSLDLAELWRLGRHDELAKLRARAFGYVLQTGGLLGFLNVRGNIQLPRELLGLPMDGAVEQLAEQLGIADLLDRQPGRLSVGQRQRVSIARALAHRPAIVLADEPTASLDPLNAERVMQLLVEQAAVRDLCLVISTHDEALAVRYGLTPMRLTVEQRSDGVVAARLGEAG